The following is a genomic window from Eulemur rufifrons isolate Redbay chromosome 20, OSU_ERuf_1, whole genome shotgun sequence.
GCAATGCAGGGCAACCCGTGgacagcccctcccctgctctgcccaaCACCCCCATGAGCTGTCTCCCCCGTGGCCCTAACTGGGCGGGGGGGGCagaggtgtggggggagggccgTTGGGCGCAGGAGTGCTCTGGATGGGTCAGAAGACTGGGGCTAGAATCTGGCTCTCAGACTCACCGGCCATGTGCCTTTGGGGACGGGGCTAacctctccctgcctcagtcCTTCCCTGTCAGAGCACTGAGCCAAGCGAGGACACGGAATGGGGTGGAGGGGCCTTCCTGGTTCTGGGGGGCTGGCAGCTGGGGTTCTGCTGTGTCCGTGTCAGCTTTGCTGCCCCTTGCCCGGGTCGGGTGTCTGCAGCTCACCCCCTCGCCCCCCAGGGCCTGACCTCACTGACACCCTCTTGGCCAGGGGAGCTCTGTCCCCTGGGGCAGCAGACCCTAGTGCTCCCTGCTCACCCTGGCGGCTGCAGGCAGATCCGTGCACTGTGCGGCTCCATGAACAGAACACTCTGGAATGGGCAGTCGCAGCCATGGAGAGACCAGTGGCCGTGGGGACCTGCAGTGTCCACACCAGTGTCAGTGTCCTGGTGCCATCTGGTGACACCACTGTTGGTGGGCACTGGGAGAAGTGTACACAGGACCTGTGTTATTTCTTAcgactgcatgtgaatctacaattatctccaAAATAAAAGTGTAActtgggtggggctgggagagcaggagCGCTGCTCCGCCTCCAGTGCTCCTGCGGCGGCTGCAGAGCCGCGGGGTCGGGGCTGGGTGGCCACCCCAGCGGTCGAGTCCAGCTGGGGGTACCAACGGGATCGGAGGGCCTCGTGGAATGTTCTGGGGGCTCCCTGGAGCTGTCTCCAGACCCGGCTGGGGGACCAGGTTGGGTGCCTCCACACCCGCCCCCCAGGTCTcggcctcttcctctcccgaaTTCCTCCGAGGGGTTCCCGAGAGCGGCTCGGGTTGGATCGTCCAGCAGGAGCCCCCTTCCCGGCGCCCAGCCGGAAAGGCCCCGGTAGGGAGCGCCGTGCCCGCAGGACCGCCGGTCCCGACCCCGCATTCGTGGAACCCGCTTTCAGCCCGGCCCGCGGCTGGGCGGCCCACGGGGGCCCCAGgtggggcgcgggtcccgccgcccgaCGGTTCCCGGTGCTGCGAGCGGCGGGCGGCGCCGCGCTGGGGACCCGGGAGCCGCGGCCGGTCCTGGGCAAAGCGCGTGCGCGTGCACCCCGCCGCGCTGGCGCAGGAGGCCCCGGTTTCGCGGCCCCTGCGTTGGGAGGCGCGACGGGGGCAGTCTCTTCTCTCACCCGACGCCGtgggctccctgcccccaccccagccgtCACAGTGGCCCGCGGTCGCCATGGCAACCTCTGGCCTTCGAGGCGCTGGCCTGGTGGCACCCGGCAGTGGCCTCGGTTCCGTCCGCTGCGCGAGACAGGGCAAGTGGGGGTGGGGTCCGGCGGGGCGCTGGCATGGGGGGCACCCCGCGCTGGGAGAGGAGGTCTCAGGGCTGCAGCGGGGGCTCAGAGCCACCTTCCCCTGGGTCACGACCAGCCCTCTGCAGTGCTCCGGGAGGGGGGCTGGTGGCCACTGGAAAGTCACGGGGAGCCGCGGAGCAGGGCTGCCCTGGTGAGACTCGCCGGGGCTCCCGGGCCTGCTCTCAGCTTGCTCCTCACCCCAGCTGGCCTCTGTGCTGGCCCCCCCACCAAGAAGGTCAAGGCTCAGCCTTTCAGGAGTCGGGCAGACTTGAGTCCGAGCTTTACTGCCCACTTCCCTGGCAGTTCTCATTTGTGATTTTTCCAACCAACCACCCTTGGCTGTGACAACCTGGACTCTCCAGGGGATGCCATGGCCCAGCCCTAGGGGCTGCCTCCCCCCAGGGGTGGCTGGGAGTGGGGACGGTGGCCAGGGATGCAGACCTGTTCTCTGGGAGCCTGGAGCCAGCTGCACCCAGCCCCTCGCACCAGCACCCAGAGCGCAGAGGTCCAGGGAGGGGTCAGGCTCTGGGGCCCCAGCTGGGCTCAAACCCCTGAAGCAAGAGCAGGTGCCCAGGCTGCCATCTGTGAGGTGGGGCTTTCCTGGGAGCCAGGGAGCATGTCAGGAGGCCCCGGTAGGCACGGGCTTGGCGAGCAGGTGCCAGTGCCCTCCTGTTCCCAAGGCTGCCCTCCGACTGCCACAGTGGTGAGCTGTGGAGAGTCCCCAGGGGAGGACCTAGGAAGGACAGTCCACCAGTGTCCCCAAGGGGGTTCCTGCCACGTGGGGTCACACTGAATCCTCTCCATAGCCCTGAGGGGCACCAGTGCCCCATttcagatgaggaactgaggccctggCCAGGCCACATGTTGGTCAGTGGCTGGGGCTTCTGCCCGGATGTTCTGGGCCCAGGGGCCACTGTCCTGGCCCCACCCTGTCTTGTTGCTGCAAATGGCCACTGGCCCCTGGAACAGGCTCCTTGGCCCTCAACACGCACTTTTGTCCAAACCACAGCCTGCCCTCTGGCCGGCCCTCCAGGCAGCCTCTTCCCCGAGAGACAAGCCCTGAGGGAAGGATGGAGGCCCAGTGTGGGGCAGGAGGCCTGACGCTTCCCCTACCCACAGAAACCCTGTCCCGAGCACGCCCCTGGGTGGGTGGCAAAGGCCAGCCTGGctgtggcggctcatgcctggccctccacccccagctcctaGACCATGAGCTTCCTGGTGACAGGCTTGGGCCTGGATGAGATGAAGCTGGACAGTCGCCAGCCCTTCCTGGACCAGGAGGAGGCCGAGGAGGCCGAGGACCAGCAGCTGCTGGAGCCGGAGGCTTGGAGGACCTACATGGGCCGGCGCAATGCGCTGCAGGAGTTCCTGACCACGGACCTGAGCCCCCACCTGCtcaagcgccaccatgcccgcttGCAGCTGCTGAGGAAGTGCTCCTACTACATCGAGGTCCTGCCCAAGCACCTGGCCCTGGGGGACCAGAATCCACTGGTGCTGCCCAACACCATGTTCCAGCTCATCGACCCCTGGAAGTTCCAGCGCATGAAGAAGGTGGGCACGGCGCAGACCAAGATCCAGCTCCTGCTGCTTGGGGACCTGCTGGAGCAACTGGACCGCAGCCGCGCCGAGCTGGACGCCCTGCTCGAGTCGCCGGACCCGCGGCCCTTCCTGGCGGGCTGGGGGCACGTGGAGCAGCGGCTGGCCGACCTGTCGGCCGTCATGGACAACTTCCTGGCCATGATGGTGCCGGGACGCCTGCACATCAAGCACCGCCTCGTGTCCGATGTTGGCGCCACCAAGATCCCGCACATCCGGCTCATGCTGAGCACGAAGATGCCCGTCATGTTCGACCGGAAGGAGTCGGTGGCCCACCAGGACTGGGTCAGTCTGCGCTGGTTCGTCACCATCCAGCCACCAGCGCCGGAGCCGTTCGAGCTGCGCTTCAAGCTGCTGGACCCACGGACGCAGCAGGAGTGCGCGCAGCACGGCATCATCCCGGTGGCCGCCTGCACCTTCGACATCCGAAACCTGCTGCCCAGCCGCTCCTACAAGTTCACCATCAAGAGGGCGGAGAGCTACACGCTGGTGTACGAGCCCTGGCGGGACAGCCTCACCCTGCGGACCAAGCCGGGGCCTCCCAAAGGGCCCGCCCCCCGCTGGCTGGGCAAGCCCGGCCCGCCCCTGACTGCACCTTCCTAAAGATGATTTTCTAGTATTTATCCACTAATAAAGAGGAGCAACCTACTTAACGTTTCACAGGCAGCAGCGGGTGTGttcttcctggctctgccccttcagTGCCTGTGTCCTCGgggggcagccagggctggaCCTTCCCAGGGCTGACCCCGGAGCAACAAGCGCCAGCTCCCGCGGTGAGAGCTACTCCGCGGGGGCCCAGCCAGTCCCCCACTTCCGTCCACTCCGTCACCACAGCCAGGCTCTGGCTTTCTTGACCCACTTCCTGGGTGGGGGGCTCCTGGGGGGCTGGCACTCCTGGGTCCTGTCTGGGGACAGTCGCAACCCTGGTGCTAGCGCCCCCAGCTTCCTTGGAGCCAGGGTGCCCATGGCCAAGGCCTCAGcaagagaatattttatttttaaaataaaggataaaagtCTTCTCTTCTCCCCAAGAAAAGCTGAAGTTCATGGGCACCCCCATCTTGAGTGGTCCTACTGGCCAGTGCTGAGGCTGCTTTTCGGGTGGCCATCCCTACAGCCCCCGACTCCCAGCCCCACCGTTGCCTGGGGAGCCTCCAGCCTGGTCATGTGACCAGGGGGGAGCCGACAGCTCGCTCCCCAGACGCTGTCCGGCTTGACGCTGTGGATGCCTGGCTCTGCCCGCCCCACGGTGGGCCACGCCACAGTCCGGAGGGATGGCACCTTGCACCCAGCACACGGCCGCCGTCTTCCGGCCACCACTGCAGCCACTGGGACCTGCTCTGGGATGACCGGGTCTGGCgggcacagggcaggcagggacagggagccCCTATTGACAGTGGGGTGGTTTGGTGAGAAAGGCCTGGCTCCCCCCAGCTCTGTGGGGGTGTCCCATGGCTGtgggctccctgccctccctgtggCTGTGGGGAGTCACTCCTGAATGTCCCACAGGACAGGGCCACCCCCAGAGTCTCGGGCAGGGTCCTTGCGCTGCCCAGAAATGGCACCAACCCCAAGGAGAGGGGCAGCCTGGGTGGGGGTCACCCGCCACCCCATGCTCTGACCACTGCTCCCCACCGCCCTCCAGATGGTCCAGATGCTGCTAAT
Proteins encoded in this region:
- the FNDC11 gene encoding fibronectin type III domain-containing protein 11, with protein sequence MSFLVTGLGLDEMKLDSRQPFLDQEEAEEAEDQQLLEPEAWRTYMGRRNALQEFLTTDLSPHLLKRHHARLQLLRKCSYYIEVLPKHLALGDQNPLVLPNTMFQLIDPWKFQRMKKVGTAQTKIQLLLLGDLLEQLDRSRAELDALLESPDPRPFLAGWGHVEQRLADLSAVMDNFLAMMVPGRLHIKHRLVSDVGATKIPHIRLMLSTKMPVMFDRKESVAHQDWVSLRWFVTIQPPAPEPFELRFKLLDPRTQQECAQHGIIPVAACTFDIRNLLPSRSYKFTIKRAESYTLVYEPWRDSLTLRTKPGPPKGPAPRWLVPVSSGGSQGWTFPGLTPEQQAPAPAGRCSPSTAGPPRNSSGSRAWGPLGTRPPTSQMLTESQAQVGLGGVQYLGQHTGGPPSTRNCPPAPGRTPSASTA